CAAAGTACCTTCATTCCCAACAAATAACCCATTCAAATTATAGCCTGCACTTGATTTTCTTGGTCTACCATTCCCACGAGTTCTAATAATGGACCCATCTGGTAACACCACAGTTAAATTAACTACATTCTCTTTCATAGTACCATAACGGTATGCATTTGTACCAGAGCACGAGTTGGCAATACAACCACCTATTTGTGCACCTGGACCAGGATCAATTCCCAACATCAAATTATAATCTGCTAAATAATCATTCAGATCTTCCCACGAGACACCAGGCTGCACTTGAACATCCAAATCTTTCCTAttcaatttaatgatattattcataAATTTGGAACAATCGATAATAACTGTGGAATGTCCACGGGTAGGTAAGAAATGACCTTCAATTGATGTGCCTCCCGAAAAGGGGATTACAGGGATTTTGAACTTGTGACATAATCTCATGATCTGCGAGACTTCATTTGTAGATCTGGGGAACGTAACTAACCCTGGAACTTGTTTTGCCGTAGCATGGTGAGTATTGAAATAGGTATCTGAATGAGATTTCAGATCATTTACAGTTTCTGTGAAATTTTCAGGATCGTTTTGTAATATCGATTTAATTTGAGTAAAcacttttaataaagtttcTTCATCGGTACAGTATTCCGGAGAGTCCAATTGACCCAATCTGATAATTGAAGGATGATCTACTAGTGGGAACTTAGTTCTCTTTTCTGGTTCAACTTCTTCATCGTTCGAGATCGATTTCGTAACAGTGGTGTAAGCAATAATACCAAGTGAAATTGTTACTACACCAATATAAGCattataattgttttttttaattgcaaaagatttattaatagatgatgaattgaatCTTTTATAAGTGAAAGGTATAGCCCTTTTAATAGGGTTAATTGTTCGTAATAATGATTGTGTAGATTGTTtccaaatcaaattatacTTTGACATATTGAAACAAATTTTGTCAATTGTAgagttttttttcagtatattattatttttgtgGTATACACTTTTCGTATCTTTTGTAGTGTTTGGAAAtgtattgaaatttatgTTTCTTAAGAATAAGATTTTAAACACACATCTAGTTTATTATTCAGTATCCTTGTAAACCCCATCACATCCTTTTTCAACAAGTCAGCCAATCGTCAAATCTGAAACGTCATcaatacatatatatatatatatgaataaaGAAACATACTATCCCACTCCCAATTGCAACTGAAAATATCTGTAAATTAGCTCAAGTTCTAATCGAATTTTATTGCCCACAAAATTTGAGTGGGTATGTGTTATATCGGCGAGTTCCTAGAGTTACCCCATATCCTTTACCAGAACAGGTAGGAGACCCATATGAAGAACACTGGACATCGTCCAATAGATCCACAACTCGCGCGGACGGAAAGTAAGCCCATCCCACTAGTGTTCAAAAAAGAAGTATCTGAAGATCTAACAAGTACTGAGCAATACCCTTAAACGCACGCCAAGAATGGCACCAACCAATTCTGTTTATTCGATTCCGCGACTATGGCCATTATGAGACACCTCTCTTGTAACAACCTAGTTTACCGATCCGtcttgtcttttttttttgtacaCAAAGACGAGACTCCATTACTTTAAGTATTGTTGACCCCTAGCCAGTCGGTCCAGTGATTAGAGGATCAATTTAAGTACCAAGACCACTACAACATCTTGTCCTATCACAACTATATAGTCCATAAGGTCACAGGACTACAAGGTTCTGTAAAGTAGGCATAAATTGCTTTGAGTTAAATTTTGTGTCCCTCTCTTTtctatcttttttttatttgtttcgTGTCATCTGAATCTTGTAGTGTCTCCCCACAGCGGATGCCAACTTGCGTTGTGTGTTCTATTTTTGTCGTGGTTAAACTGGAGGTGTTGTCACAAACGAGCACGCGTTCGGCATTCCAGGGGATTGCGCTCGTCTATGTCCGTTCAACTGTGGCTCTCATCTAATAGCTAATAGGAGAGGGATGATGTGTCACACGCTGGTAAAGAAGGACTTGACTCACCGTCTGTTTCGTGTGCGTGTACGAGTGCGCGTGCACGTTCCCGGTCTGGAGATGAAGTGtatctgttttttttactcTTTATGTGAGCCAATGATCTCTTAGGACCATGAGTCTGGAGGGTCCCCTAATAAACCAAAGTGTGATTGATGGATGGATGACCTAGTATTGAGGTAATTCCGAATGGTCAATTAATCACAAATCACACATGCCCCCATAGAtgcgaaaaaaaaaatcagaaaaaatccaaaaaaaCATAACATTGCGTTCGATGTTTATGCATATTACTTTATTACCTTCTTGTTCATCGTAATTAATTCAACCTCTTAACTTATATTCTCTCCATTGTAATTAACTCAACATACAATAGGTAATTTTTCGTTTCGATTACTCATTCTAAAAATtaacttctttttttttattggcTTGGCTGTGATACAAATCTGATTACAGATTGAATGaactttgtttttttcttaattggTTTGAAATATCGtgttgatatttatttgctGTAAGTATATAAGgttaatataatttttccgCCGTTTCATCCATTCTCACAGGTTTAGAGTACCATTTAACTTAAAACACTTTAacttaatttttataatataatttatgaCTGCTAATTTCATTGACGACTCTATTAATGAGAAAGAGTTGCATGTCAAATATCATGATACTACCATTAATAACGAGCCTCACCATATAAGAGAAAGAGTACGGAAAGCTAGTGGCAATAGTGgcaatgataatgaaaaggGAGAGCATAGACATTCTCGTTCGTTGACGCGGAATAGAGTTAAACATACACGTTCTCATTCTCGTTCTCAATCTAGAGTACCTTCTCATCGTCATTCTCATTCTCATTCCCATTCAAGATCTCACTCTCATGCTCGT
This genomic stretch from Henningerozyma blattae CBS 6284 chromosome 1, complete genome harbors:
- the DLD1 gene encoding D-lactate dehydrogenase (similar to Saccharomyces cerevisiae DLD1 (YDL174C); ancestral locus Anc_7.364), producing the protein MSKYNLIWKQSTQSLLRTINPIKRAIPFTYKRFNSSSINKSFAIKKNNYNAYIGVVTISLGIIAYTTVTKSISNDEEVEPEKRTKFPLVDHPSIIRLGQLDSPEYCTDEETLLKVFTQIKSILQNDPENFTETVNDLKSHSDTYFNTHHATAKQVPGLVTFPRSTNEVSQIMRLCHKFKIPVIPFSGGTSIEGHFLPTRGHSTVIIDCSKFMNNIIKLNRKDLDVQVQPGVSWEDLNDYLADYNLMLGIDPGPGAQIGGCIANSCSGTNAYRYGTMKENVVNLTVVLPDGSIIRTRGNGRPRKSSAGYNLNGLFVGNEGTLGIVTQATIKCHVKPKFEKIAVVSFPTVGNAAACASALTEHGIQLNAMELLDSDMMKIINQTGQTFRSDWAELPTMFFKIGGMTHQIVDEMVKQLQKIATEHESNKFEFSTSEENKLELWGARKVALWSVIDAGRQQDDRARLWTTDVAVPLSQFSTVIDQTKEDLRKSKLLNAMVGHAGDGNFHAFIIYNNDEEFQTCKQLVERMVYRALKAEGTCTGEHGIGIGKREYLEEELDQETIGLMRNIKLAIDPERILNPDKIFKIDPQEPSE